DNA from Canis lupus dingo isolate Sandy chromosome 27, ASM325472v2, whole genome shotgun sequence:
gaggggcaaagggagagggagagagaatcacatgctcccagcatggagcccaatgcagggtttgatctcatgccctaagatcatgacctgagccgaaatcaagagtagggtgcgctcaagtgactgagccacccaggtgcccccaaagtgcAAGCTAATATTAAGTGAATTAAATGAATAGTTTGTACTTAGTTTTGCCCCTTTTTATTTAACTACAGTGAATtagataatagtaaaatatagATTGAACAAATCAGAAGCAATGtgaaaatgggtttatttttttttaagattttacttatttattaatgagagacacacacagagaggcagagacacaggcagagagagaagcagtctccctgggggagcctaatgcaggacttgatcccaggaccccaggatcatgacctgacccaaaggcagatgctcaaccactgagccatccatgtacCCTGGATTTATGTTttataggtaaaaataaattatgtgggAGTGATGTAGTGCCTTAAAGCTCACCAACCACTGGCTCATGAGCAGTGACCAGTTGATTGACAGCTGAAAGATGAGAGGCAAGGATGCTTTAGGATTCACTTGTGTTGAGATGAAAACccgattaggggatccctgggtggctcagtggtttagtgcctgcctttggcctagggcatgatcctaggagcctgcatggaggctgcttctccctctgcctgtgtctctacctctcactctctgtgtctctcatgaataaataaataaaatctttaaaaagaaaaccagattatTTGCCTAGAGCTCATAGCCTGCAACTctacaagaaaaagaacatggaCAGGTAAACTCAGCTAATTGTAGAAAATACAAGTCTGAGTGAAGACTATGTGAGAAATGAGGTTTTTAGAGATCCAGAGCCCCTTGCAGCCTCTCACACTGGAGATCTGGCCACCACCCCACACATACAGAAAAGTTCTTGAAAATTTTATGAGTCTGAGCTCTGTCTCAATATGTTTATTGTTGACCTGAAGAACTTTCAGCTTTCCATGCCTGTCTTCTATGGTCATCCAGTTGTaattctttatcttctttcttgcCATTTACCCTATGACTTTTCTCATTTATAGATCCAGGGCCctacattcttctcaaatgtgTATTCccaaaagtcaataaaaaatgATAGATTGATGAAGCTAATGATTTTACTAAATGAAAGCCTAAGGTGAATGTTttggaatgagaaaaatcaacCAATATGTTCATAACAAAACTTTCTAGATTAAGGTGattatttcataatttgtttGCCTTGAAAAGGAACTGAACTATCCTTCCTATGATTACTTTCTGTCATTCTCTCATGGACTTCTAATTTAGGTTGCAGCATCTGATGTTGTAAGCACTCAGGAGCACACTATTGTAAACTCACAAAATGTCCTTTTGCATGCAGATTTATTCTAGTTCTCTActaccttttgttttcatttcagcaCCTGATATGTTGCAAATACTTTTCCATAGTTCGTGTCAGAGCTGCCTTCACCTCCTTGTTCTTCAGGCTGTAGATGAGAGGATTCAGCACAGGAGTGACTACAGTATACTGTACAGAAAAGATCAACTCGAGGGGGGATCCTGAATTTGGCATGAGATGGCGGAGCAAACCTGAGCCATAATAAAGAGTCACTGCAGTGAGGTGTgaggagcaggtggagaaggcctTGCTTCTGCCTGAGGTGGAGCTGATGCTCAGGATAGTGGCAATAATACAGGCATAGGATAAGAAGACCAAAAGGAAGGTTCCCAGCCCGTGCAGAAGAGTGGAGCAGAGCAAGGCAATGAGGTTTTTGGAGGTATCAGAACAGGACAATGAGAGGAGAGAGGGCATTTCACAGCTGTAGTGGGGGATGATTTGGGCTTTGCAGAAGACCATCTTCATAGCTAGAAAGATGTTGATGAGTGCATCCAGAAAGCTCAGTCCCCATGATCCCCATACAAGCTGCATATACAGCTGTTTATTCATGATCTGTCCATAGAGCAGTGGGTGGCAGATGGCagcatagcggtcataggccatcactgAGAGCAGACAGGCTTCAGTTCCTGCAGCAACAAACACGAAGAAGACTTGAGTGAGGCAGCACTCTACTGAGAtggttttcttttgagaaagaagGTTCTCCAGCATCTTGGGCACAGTGACCGAAGAGAAGCAGATATCAACAAAAGAGAGGTGActcaggaagaagtacatgggtgtATGGAGGTGGGAATCAGTCCTGATCACCAGCAGCATAATCAGGTTCCCCATCACAGTCAGGAGGTAAATCCCCAGGAAGAGAACAAAGAGTGCAACCTGGATGTGAGGgtcagcagagagcccaaggagGATAAACTCCGTGATGGTGCTGTGGTTCCCCAAGTCCATTTACAAAGGCTTTTCcctagaaataatacaaaaaggcATAGGAGCCAAAGGTCTATTATTCCCCCAAggaattttttaattgtattggTTCTCTCTATTCATATCATTTGCTTTCTATTATGACTTAGGCTTTGTGTCAAccacttaaaacaaaaagatgattaaaatatGGTCCCTGTTCTTAATATTATCCATCGAAGAACATGGATATGAAGACAGAATAATCCTGTAATTAATGCAATGGGAGCTCAAACTGTGATTTAATAACGGTCAATGATAGTACATGGAGcaaatttgacaaaaatttttaaaaagtatatgattGCTCTTGGAAATGTGTTTCTGACACATACTTAGTTTGCATCAAAATGGACTCAAAGGCTCAGGACTAAGAAAAATCAGCTCAGTCCATGGGTAGTTAAAATGTGGGTAGTTCTGAAAAACTGATTCATAGGTAATAAGTGGACATCAGAGAGCAGTGGCTAAATATTCGGGCTCTTGCATTAACCTAAGTTTAAATCTTAGGTATCACTAACTAGCTATGACTTTGCCCAAGATACACACAGCTCTTTATCTTAATGTCCTTGCATATTAAAGGCAGATAATAACAGTACCACGGAGAGTTTTTAggattaaatatgaaattatatataaagctCTTCTAACTACTAATACTACTGCTACTCCTACTTCTattacttctcctcctcctctttattCCTATTATTTGGGATTTTAAGTCTAGGAAAAGTCACATATATTCTCACATCAGTGAAGCACTGTCAAAAGCCATAGTTGTTGCTGCTGAGGTTACTGTCATTGTTATTACTTTACATGCCTTTAAAGAGATATGTAAGAAATCACATTGAAACCACTACCAGTGTCTTCCCTCCTCTGCACATCACCTCTGTTGGAAGGCAAATTAGAAGTTTAGAATTATTTTGGTGGTGAGTCTTTCTCTACTTTGCAATTACTATGGTGCCTTCACTCAGAGAGGAGGGCATGTAACTGCCACTAATAGGCATAGCTGCAGGACTTCAGAAGCAATGATACAGGGGAGATAAAGTGGTTGGAACTCAGTGTAGATGCCTGGATCCACATGAAGAGCATTACTAGGATGGATGTATATCCCAGAACAGGCTGGAATCTCTAGAAAACTAAGCAAGAGGAAAGTCTTAAAGGGTTTCCTGCCAGGGAGTACATGAATGGCTATTCTAGCTAGAACACAGACAGAAGACTCTGCCCAGTATATGCATTCTGAATCTCGCTCCCAGGCAGTATAGGTAAGAGAAATTGGGGGAATTCATCCTGTAGGATTAGCTTCTGTTTGAAATACCCACAGCTGCTACTCCCTGCTCTCAGGAGGAAGGTTCTACTCACTAACTTTTCTCTCTTCATACTCAAGGACCTGTTTAAAACAGGAGTagagtggggaatatcagagagggtgacagaccatgagagactcctaactctgggaaatgaacaaggggtagcggaagtggaggtgggagggggtttggggtgactgggtgatgggcactgagggaggcacttgacaggatgagcactggatgttatgctatatgttggcaaatcgaactccaataaaaaatttacaaaaaaaattaaaacaggagTAGAATATCTAATCCTTTATATtcgttaattaattaattaattaattaattaattaattgagagaaagagcaagagagcacaggcaggggaaggggcagagggagagggagaagcaggctccctgatgagcaaggagccctatgcagggctctatcctaggagcctgggatcatcaccttagctgaaggcagatacttaaccggctaagccccccaggtgctccataGATATTTAGATTAATGTAAGTTTCATTCTGAGATACTGTCCTCTGTCTTCATACCTCAAACTTCATGGCCAGATGTGCTCACGTCCCTTCTGTTTCTCAAGGTCTCTACTTTAGGATTACAACAATGCTCTATTTGCGAAACACTGAATATTTACCAATGACTTCCAGCTTTGGCCTTATACCCCAAAGTCTGACCTTGGATCACTCATAGGACTTACTAGGGTTGCCCAGCCAGTTTCTTGTCCTGACCATTCCCAGTAAGTCCAGAGGTCAGCCAAGGGAAAGTTCTGATTCCATACTTAGTAACTCCTTAGCCATAAACCCAGCCCAAAATCCTTCCCATACACTAAATGCACGTTACCTGTATATCCTGTTCAATAGGGCAATCTGTTCTCCAACTTGGCTGTAGATTCATTTAGGGAGAAGGAAGATGACCTGGAGAAAGCATTTCTACATCTGGTGTCTTGgcaaaatttataaaatcctATTGATGATAGAAAGCTTTACTGAATCTACACTAATAAATTTATATAGCCAcaggaaagttctttttttcagaGTCTCACATACttagtttttcttgtttctaacaTCATATCTGTTACACAAAGCATTGTTTGGTTTTAATGAGTCCACAGAGCAGCCATGTTTAGGCAGCTGGAGGGTGTGATTCCCTGACCTTGGCAGGCTAGGCATGGTGAGGGCAACACCTTTTATATTCTATGGTCATAACCTGAAGTCATACTTAgtagtaaaaatttttttcaacattgatttttataaagatgaGTGGGGATCAGTTAGGTGTGGCCTTCGGAACATTGAGGTGATGCAATGACCTTTAATCATTAATTCTAAACTCTTCTGAGTCTCTTGGGAGTTGAAAATAGAAAGAGTGGCCAAAGGGGTATTTGCCTGATTTCATAAGCAGGAAGAATAGTTTTCAATTGATAATCTAAGAGCTCTGTCTTCTCTTTGGGACTTCTCAGGCAAAATCAAGTCTACTCAAATTTGGTGTGTAAAAGTGATTTGttatcaaagaagtaaaaaggcTAAATAGAACAAGCACAGTTCTCTGCTTAAACTGTCTATCCAAATCCATTTCCTTTAGGTATGCATCTAGAGGCCTATACTTGGTCCTGTTACAGTTTGAATACTCCCATTTAGGAGTATTTAGGGAAGCATTGTGTAAAAGTTTATAATATTCTTAAGTACAAATAGACTgttacaaaaatcaaaatttttatttatttatttataattaactaTTAGAATTTTAGTCAAAGTAGACTGTTCTGGTCCCCCATTGTtacttgtcaaataaataaccaaaGGAAACATAATTCAAGGATGTTTGGAATAATTAAGAACacttttctaaaagaaagttTGCTTTCTTTGTTAACCTATATGTATtctaaagtattttgtttttaattattgttatgaTCATAACATCCATTCACACATGTAGCTaagaaattatacatatatgaaattatatatacacatatatgaacacacatatacatgtttaAGGGTTCTATAAAAAGATTATAGCAAGAAACAATAGGGTTTTGGAAGGTTTACTTGAGTCTGTCCTCTGTCTCAGTATATAAACTCACTTTCTTCAGcatcttcagttcttttttaCCTACATCCAAGAATCACTCAGCTCAAGTTCATTATTTTCCTGCCACATAGCTGAAGTCTATTACTGTTTTTACTCAATCATCGAGAACCATCACTTAAGAGTAAAATATGGCTTTGCCTTTTCCTAAACTCAATTACTAATGATTGAAGacactttttacatttattttactaataaaaagACTAAGGTAAATATTTGGGGAGTGGTGAGAATAATGAATGAACACTTTTATGACCACATTTTCTGAATTGAGATAGTTATTTAACCCATTGTTTCCTTCTATTTAGACTAAAGTAACACCTTTCTAATACTTCTATGTTCATTTCCTATGCACTGCTTACTTATAACATCTCACATAGTATAGAcctagaaagttttttttattaaagtcagCTCATACAATGTGTGGCTGGTATCATATTATCCTCTAGCTTTCCTTTTGCACCTAGAATATGGCAAATAGGTTGCAATTTCCTTCTCACAGCTGCCTTCACCTCCTTGTTCTTCAGGCTGTAGATGAGAGGATTCAGCATGGGAATGACCACACCATACTGTATAGAGATCAACTCTAGGGGGTATCCAGAATTTGGCATGAGATAGCTGAGAAAAGCAGATCCATAGAAGAAGCTCACCACAATGAGGTGAGAGgggcaggtggagaaggctttGCTTCTGCCTGAGGAGGAGCTGATGCTCAGGATGGTGGAGACAATGCAGGCATAGGATGAAATGATTGGGAAGAAGGTCCCAACCCCATGAAGCAGAGTGGAGCAGAACAGCACTATGAGGTTGGTGAAGACATCAGAGCAagacaaagggaagagagagggcacCTCATAGCTGTAGTGGCTGGTGGTATGGCTCTCACAGAAGTCCAAGTTGGTAGCTCGGAGGATGTTGATGAGCGTATTCAAACCACCCACGACCCATGAGACCCACACAAGCTGTACACACAGCTGTTTCCTCATCATCTGTCCATA
Protein-coding regions in this window:
- the LOC112678170 gene encoding olfactory receptor 8S1-like, with translation MDLGNHSTITEFILLGLSADPHIQVALFVLFLGIYLLTVMGNLIMLLVIRTDSHLHTPMYFFLSHLSFVDICFSSVTVPKMLENLLSQKKTISVECCLTQVFFVFVAAGTEACLLSVMAYDRYAAICHPLLYGQIMNKQLYMQLVWGSWGLSFLDALINIFLAMKMVFCKAQIIPHYSCEMPSLLSLSCSDTSKNLIALLCSTLLHGLGTFLLVFLSYACIIATILSISSTSGRSKAFSTCSSHLTAVTLYYGSGLLRHLMPNSGSPLELIFSVQYTVVTPVLNPLIYSLKNKEVKAALTRTMEKYLQHIRC